A DNA window from Desulfovibrionales bacterium contains the following coding sequences:
- a CDS encoding homoserine dehydrogenase — translation MAKPIYVGLIGLGTVGSGVARILLEKGDLLAKRVGAPVVLKRIVDKYPDRIKLKVAKKLLSTNIEDVFGDDEISIVVELIGGYEPARSFILKAIERGKHVVTANKALLAAHGKEIFTAAGRKGVDIGFEASVGGGIPVIRAVREGMVADHIQSILGIMNGTSNYILTKMTDEGSSFGDVLKEAQAKGYAEADPAYDVEGIDAAHKLAVISTLAYGSFVRLEDIYTEGIASIEPVDIAFARELGYRVKLLAISRCDGQSVEVRVHPTMIPGEHLLANVNGVYNAFYIQGDAVGQVLLYGLGAGMMPTGSAVVGDIIDLGRNVLKGTTQRVPALSCAINQMRSLPIKPMDDLVCRCYMRFSVVDSPGVLSKIAGVLGRNGISIESVIQKGRDVRGSVPIVMMTHEARESNVRKALAKIDRLDVVTARTMFIRIENTL, via the coding sequence ATGGCAAAACCCATTTACGTAGGACTTATTGGTTTAGGAACAGTAGGCAGCGGTGTGGCCAGAATTCTCCTTGAGAAAGGAGACTTATTGGCCAAACGGGTGGGGGCGCCTGTTGTCCTCAAGCGGATTGTGGATAAGTATCCGGACAGGATTAAGCTTAAGGTAGCGAAAAAGCTGCTCTCTACCAATATTGAGGACGTCTTTGGCGATGACGAAATCTCCATAGTGGTGGAGCTTATCGGCGGGTACGAGCCGGCGCGTAGTTTTATCCTCAAGGCTATCGAACGGGGTAAACATGTGGTTACCGCCAACAAGGCCCTGCTTGCTGCTCATGGGAAGGAGATATTTACGGCGGCCGGGCGTAAGGGCGTGGATATTGGTTTTGAGGCCAGCGTAGGAGGAGGTATTCCGGTCATCCGGGCTGTGCGGGAAGGTATGGTGGCAGACCATATCCAGTCCATATTGGGCATTATGAACGGTACGTCGAATTATATCCTGACCAAGATGACGGATGAAGGGAGTTCTTTCGGGGATGTATTGAAAGAGGCCCAGGCCAAAGGCTATGCCGAGGCGGATCCCGCCTACGATGTGGAGGGGATCGACGCGGCCCACAAACTGGCCGTTATAAGTACATTAGCCTACGGCAGTTTCGTGCGGCTGGAAGATATTTATACAGAGGGTATAGCAAGCATTGAACCCGTGGATATTGCCTTTGCCAGGGAACTCGGTTATCGTGTTAAACTTCTCGCCATATCCCGCTGCGACGGTCAGTCGGTTGAAGTCCGGGTCCACCCCACCATGATTCCAGGCGAGCATCTCCTGGCCAATGTAAACGGCGTCTATAATGCCTTTTATATACAAGGAGATGCGGTAGGACAGGTGCTTCTGTACGGGTTGGGGGCAGGCATGATGCCTACCGGCAGCGCGGTGGTCGGCGACATTATTGATCTGGGCCGTAATGTGCTGAAGGGCACGACCCAGCGTGTCCCGGCCCTTTCATGTGCGATTAATCAGATGCGGTCGCTTCCGATCAAGCCTATGGATGATCTGGTTTGCCGGTGCTATATGCGCTTTTCTGTTGTGGACAGCCCGGGTGTTTTATCCAAAATTGCCGGGGTCCTGGGACGCAACGGTATCAGTATAGAATCAGTCATCCAAAAAGGCCGCGATGTCCGCGGCTCTGTTCCCATAGTCATGATGACGCATGAGGCCCGGGAGAGCAACGTACGCAAGGCATTGGCCAAAATCGACCGCCTGGATGTGGTAACCGCCAGGACCATGTTTATTAGAATTGAGAATACCTTGTAA
- a CDS encoding cofactor-independent phosphoglycerate mutase, with the protein MKYVVLIGDGMGDYPLEELGGKTPLQAASTPAMDFLAREGELGLVKTVPPGFEPGSDVANLSILGYDPASCYTGRGPLEAGSMGITLSPDGVAFRCNLVTLDFMADGRVVMVDYSAGHISTEEARVMVADIGREVKVNGLTLYPGVSYRHLLVWAEGKEKLATVPPHDHTGKDVTAHWGVYQHDPVLINWIAQVLIILRDHPVNERRVQEGKKPANAVWLWGQGRMPSMPKFSERFGIKGAIISAVDLLKGIGVYAGLEPIAVPGATGYLDTNYQGKAEYALAALKEKDLVVVHVEAPDEASHGGNLEEKIKAIENFDQKVVRVVVDGLAEFGEHRVLLVTDHYTPISIKTHVGEPVPFAIFSSNRRGRSREAGFNEVSAKETGLFIRDGFKLMEKFIRI; encoded by the coding sequence ATGAAGTATGTAGTCTTGATCGGGGACGGCATGGGGGATTATCCTCTGGAGGAATTAGGCGGGAAGACCCCGCTTCAGGCCGCTTCTACTCCGGCCATGGATTTCCTGGCCCGGGAGGGTGAACTGGGGTTGGTAAAGACCGTGCCTCCGGGTTTTGAGCCGGGTAGCGACGTGGCCAATCTCTCCATACTGGGATATGATCCTGCCTCCTGCTATACCGGTCGCGGCCCGCTTGAGGCCGGAAGTATGGGGATAACATTGTCCCCTGATGGCGTGGCCTTCCGGTGCAATTTAGTCACCCTGGACTTTATGGCCGATGGCCGGGTAGTTATGGTTGACTATAGCGCCGGTCATATCTCTACCGAAGAGGCCAGAGTTATGGTTGCCGATATCGGGCGAGAGGTAAAGGTCAACGGGCTTACGCTCTATCCCGGAGTAAGTTACAGGCATCTCCTGGTCTGGGCGGAAGGCAAGGAAAAGCTGGCCACAGTCCCGCCCCATGATCATACCGGTAAAGATGTTACCGCTCATTGGGGAGTCTATCAACACGATCCGGTTCTGATTAACTGGATCGCCCAGGTATTGATTATTTTAAGGGACCATCCGGTGAACGAGAGGCGTGTGCAAGAGGGGAAAAAACCGGCAAATGCGGTGTGGTTGTGGGGACAGGGGCGGATGCCCTCTATGCCGAAATTTTCCGAACGTTTTGGCATCAAGGGCGCTATAATCTCGGCCGTTGATCTCTTGAAGGGCATCGGCGTCTATGCCGGACTTGAGCCTATTGCCGTTCCGGGCGCTACCGGTTATCTCGACACCAATTATCAGGGGAAGGCAGAGTACGCCCTGGCCGCTCTTAAAGAAAAGGATCTGGTGGTGGTTCACGTGGAGGCCCCGGATGAGGCCTCCCATGGCGGGAATCTTGAAGAAAAGATAAAGGCCATAGAGAATTTTGACCAAAAGGTAGTGCGGGTTGTGGTAGATGGTCTGGCTGAATTTGGCGAGCACCGCGTCTTACTGGTGACCGACCATTACACCCCTATTTCGATAAAGACACACGTGGGCGAGCCTGTGCCCTTTGCCATCTTTTCTTCGAACAGGCGGGGCCGGTCGAGAGAAGCCGGGTTTAACGAGGTTTCCGCTAAGGAAACGGGCTTATTTATCAGGGACGGCTTTAAGCTTATGGAAAAATTCATTAGAATATGA